Part of the Nitrospirota bacterium genome is shown below.
GCCTTCACGGCCTCTTTGAAGGGGGCGAGCTCGGAGTACTCGTAGAGGATGCTCATGGCGGTGTTCTCGGTGGTCATCCCGGCCTCCTCCAGGGCGGCCACGGGGTTGAGGCCCCCCACAACCACCACCCCGGCCCTGTCCCTGCCCACCGGCATCTCCAGGAGGGGCTGGTTCGGCTCCCCGATGAGCAGTATGCCCCCGATGCCCATCTCGTGCATCCGCTCGTTCAGGCGCCGGGCCTCCTCGATGCAGACCACGGGTATCTCGCGGAAGCTGGCCAGAATCTTCCCCGCCCTGTGCTTCACCGCGTCGGTGGCCGAGGTCATCCGGCTTTTCATGAAGACCACGTGGGGGTCCAGGGAGGAGCCCTCGTAGCTGATGAGGGCCACAAAGCGCGTGGGGCCTTCCTCGTCCACCTCCACCAGGCCGCCGAACTTCGAGGCGATGGGAATGCCCGCCTTCAGGAGCAGGCCGTTGATGGTCACCGAGCAGACCGTCCCCATGCCCACCATCCCCTCCGGCACCACCACGTCCCCGATGCCCTGGCCCTCCCGCGCCAGGACCACCCTGTCGCTCATCACGTAGGGGGAGGCGAACACCGGCTTCATGATGCGCACCGCCTCCTGGAGGCTCCGCGCGGGGAAGCACGAGACGTTGAGGATGACCTGCCCGGCCGAGGTCGCCAGGTCCAGGCTGGTCTGGTAGGAGAGAGTTTCGATGCGGCTGATGATGAAGCCCACCCGTTCGGAGACCAGGGCGTTGGCAAGCTCCTCGCTGCCCTTGCGGGTGATTTTCCTGCCCTCCTTGCCGTAGACCCGGGTGAGCCCCCGCGCGTCCATTATCTTCAGGTGGTAGCGCACCGTGCGCTCCGAGAGGTCCACGCCGTGGAGCTTCAGTTGGCGGGAAATCTCCCGCGAGCCGATGACGCTCTCGCGGTGCTTGTCCAGCACCCTGAGGATGGCAAGCATGGTCTTGTTCACTCTGTTCTTCCCCGAGGGCCGAAAGGCCGACCTTATTATAATACGCCCCTCCCGGGAGAGTCCATGGGCATTGGCAACCGTTGGCCGACGCCTTTCGCCGGTGTGTGCCATGGCACGGTCCGGCCTGTGACAAAGTTGTGCCGCGCCCCGGAGGGCCGTTTGCCTTCTCCGGAACCTGCCCATGGAACGTGCCGCCGCAGAGCCCCACGGGACGGCGGTTTCCGGCCCGGCCCCGGTGAATCATGGGCAAAACCATGAGCTGGCACGCTTCTTGGTAGTATACGGGCGAGGCGGCGAAAGCCCCTCCCGGATATGACAACCCCCCGGGTTGGGACTGCCCCGCGGGGCAGTCCCAGCCTCCCCCCTTTCGAGGGCCGCTCGCGGAGGCCGGTTCTCCTTGTTTCGCAACGCCGTCTGATTGACAAGAATGTAGCCTGCATTTTATTCTAATTGACGGTAATCGTTTGCCGTCATTTTTTTCTTCGGGTGTACTATGTGTCGACTGGCAGCCATATCGTCTGAAAGCTACATCTCTCCCCTGGAGAACGTCCTTGCCCTGGAGACGATGAAGGAGGGCCACGACGGCTCGGGCATGGGCCTCATGCTCAAGGACCTGGGCGGTGAGTTCGAGGAGCTGAAGGACTATCCCATACTCTCGGGCATCTGCTCCCAGAGTGGCTACAGGGCCCTGAACGAGTACATGCAGGGGCTGGGCTTCGAGGAAAAGCACATGTGGTCCCCGCCCGTCAGGCCGATGCCCGGCATCGCCAAGCGGGACTATTACTTCGCGAAGGTCTACCAGTACCCGGCGGACTACGCCGGGAAGCCCCGGGCGCAGAAGGAGGACCTTCTTCTGAGGACCCGGCTTGCCCTTCGCAAGATGGGGGAGGCCGACGAGTCCATCGTGGTTTTCTCCTTTTACCCCGACGTCGTCACGCTCAAGGAGGTGGGCGACCCCCTGGCCCTGGGGGAGTTCTTCGGGCTGGAGAAGGCCGGCCTTTCGGCCCGGGTCATCCTCGCCCAGGGCAGGCAGAACACCAACTACGCCATCAACCTCTACGCCTGCCACCCGTTTTTCCTCCAGGGCTTCGGCACCATGACCAACGGCGAGAACACGGCCTTCGTGCCCATCCGGGAGTACCTGACAAGCCGCGGGTTCCCCGGCTACATGGGCTATAACAGCGACAGCGAGGTCTTCACCCACATCCTGCACTACGCCGTGGGGCGCCTGGGCTTCCCCCTCACCTATTACAAGGACATCATCACTCCCCTGAGGCCGCGGGAGTGCGACCGGAGGGCCGACCGCGGCGCCCTTGCCCTCATCCGCTCCTCGCTCAGGATGCTCACCATCGACGGGCCCAACTGCAACATCGGCTTTCTCCCGGACGGCACCACCTACATGGTGCAGGACTCCAAGAAGCTCCGCCCCGGCGCGGTGGGCGGGGTCCCCGGCAGGTACGCCCTCATGAGCGAGCAGTGCGGGCTGGAAAGCGCCGTCCCGCGCAGGGACCGCGAGCGGGACGTCTTCCCCATGAAGTACGACATGGCCATCGTCTCCCCCCGGGCCGGGGAGGTGCGGGTCTGGAACCAGTTGACCGGCGCCTTCATGGAGAGCCCCGAGCCCTCCGGGGCGGGGGCGCGGGTTTAAGGAGAGCTTTTCGATGCAGCAGGCCCTGGACAACAACCACGAACTTCCCCTCGAGGAGTTTCCCTATATCGTCCGCTGGAGCGAGGAGCGCTGCAAGCGCTGCGGGCGCTGCACCGCCGTCTGCCCGGTAAAGGCCATCGAGCCCACCATCCGGGTGGAGCGGCGGGTGTACTCCGAGGGGCCGGAGCCCACGCCCCAGGCCGCGCGGCGCATCACCCAAGTGGTCCGCCAGGTGCGGGACATCGCCCGGTACTGCGTGGGCTGCTCAAGCTGCGCCCTGGTCTGCCCCAACGAGGCCATCCGTCCGGAGTACAACCCCCGGAACAAGCTCCTGACCTTCAGGAGCCGGGGCGGGGACGCCTACAAGCGGGGCGGCCGCAGGAACGACCCCGGCGTGGGCACCCTGGACAAGCTGAAGTTCTCCCGCATCTCCATGCTCACCGACCCCGCGCTGGACGCCGGGCGGCACGAGTTCAAGCTCACCACCCTCCTGGGGCGGATACTGCCGGCCGAGGGCCTGCCCCTCAGGGCCGATAACGGCGGCCTCGCGGTGGACGCGGAGGCCTTCGTCCCCCCGGTGAGGGAGATATACCCCATCATGATAGGGAGCATGTCGGTGGGCGCACTTTCTCCCCCCATGTGGGAGGGGCTCGCCATGGGGGTGGCCTATCTGAACGAGGAGATGGGCATGCCCGTGGTGATGTGCACCGGGGAGGGGGGGATGCCGCCCCGGCTCCTGAGGTCGCGCTTCCTGAAGTACTTCATCCTCCAGATAGCAAGCGGCTATTTCGGCTGGGACGAGATAGTGCGGGCCATCCCCGACATGGT
Proteins encoded:
- a CDS encoding NrpR regulatory domain-containing protein; protein product: MNKTMLAILRVLDKHRESVIGSREISRQLKLHGVDLSERTVRYHLKIMDARGLTRVYGKEGRKITRKGSEELANALVSERVGFIISRIETLSYQTSLDLATSAGQVILNVSCFPARSLQEAVRIMKPVFASPYVMSDRVVLAREGQGIGDVVVPEGMVGMGTVCSVTINGLLLKAGIPIASKFGGLVEVDEEGPTRFVALISYEGSSLDPHVVFMKSRMTSATDAVKHRAGKILASFREIPVVCIEEARRLNERMHEMGIGGILLIGEPNQPLLEMPVGRDRAGVVVVGGLNPVAALEEAGMTTENTAMSILYEYSELAPFKEAVKA
- a CDS encoding glutamate synthase is translated as MCRLAAISSESYISPLENVLALETMKEGHDGSGMGLMLKDLGGEFEELKDYPILSGICSQSGYRALNEYMQGLGFEEKHMWSPPVRPMPGIAKRDYYFAKVYQYPADYAGKPRAQKEDLLLRTRLALRKMGEADESIVVFSFYPDVVTLKEVGDPLALGEFFGLEKAGLSARVILAQGRQNTNYAINLYACHPFFLQGFGTMTNGENTAFVPIREYLTSRGFPGYMGYNSDSEVFTHILHYAVGRLGFPLTYYKDIITPLRPRECDRRADRGALALIRSSLRMLTIDGPNCNIGFLPDGTTYMVQDSKKLRPGAVGGVPGRYALMSEQCGLESAVPRRDRERDVFPMKYDMAIVSPRAGEVRVWNQLTGAFMESPEPSGAGARV